A window of the Oncorhynchus masou masou isolate Uvic2021 chromosome 13, UVic_Omas_1.1, whole genome shotgun sequence genome harbors these coding sequences:
- the LOC135552735 gene encoding eukaryotic translation initiation factor 3 subunit K-like, whose translation MAASFEQMRANVGKLLRGIDRYNPENLATLERYVETQVKENAYDLEANLAILKLYQFNPAYFQVTVTSQILLKALTNLPHTDFTLCKCMIDQTHQQEERPIRQILYLGNLLETCHFQSFWSSLEENREFIDGITGFEDSVRKFICHVVGITYQNIEHRLLAEMLGDPLDTQVKVWMSKYGWTENEEGQIFIFNQEESVKPKNIVEKIDFESVSSIMATSQ comes from the exons ATGGCGGCATCATTCGAGCAGATGAGAGCTAACGTGGGAAAGCTCTTACGAGGAATTGATAG ATACAACCCAGAGAACCTGGCAACATTGGAACGCTACGTGGAAACACAAGTTAAAGAAAATGCCTACGACCTTGAGGCCAATTTGGCTATTCTCAAATT GTACCAGTTCAACCCTGCCTACTTCCAGGTCACAGTGACGTCGCAGATTCTGCTCAAGGCCCTGACCAACTTACCACACACAGACTTTACTCTGTGTAAGTGCATGATTGACCAGACACAC CAGCAGGAGGAGCGCCCCATTAGGCAGATCCTATACTTGGGGAACCTCCTGGAGACCTGCCATTTCCAATCCTTCTGG TCCAgtctggaggagaacagggaATTCATTGACGGCATCACAGGCTTTGAGGACTCCGTGCGCAAAT TCATCTGCCATGTGGTTGGAATCACATACCAGAACATTGAGCATCGACTTCTGGCTGAGATGCTGGGTGACCCCCTTG acacacaggttAAGGTGTGGATGAGCAAGTACGGGTGGACGGAGAACGAGGAAGGGCAGatcttcatctttaaccaggagGAGAGTGTCAAGCCCAAGAACATTGTTGAAAAGATTGACTTTGAGA GTGTATCCAGCATCATGGCCACGTCTCAGTGA